In Drosophila busckii strain San Diego stock center, stock number 13000-0081.31 chromosome 3R, ASM1175060v1, whole genome shotgun sequence, the sequence TATCGAATATTGATAGCACTAATGCAACGGCCCAAGCGCCTGAACTGCCGCCCAAAAATAGAATAATTGCTGATATATTCCGATTTCCCGAAACGCATGCaacgacaaaagcaaaaacgcaaacgcaaaatgaatacaaaagcAATGTACAAATTATTCCGTCCAATTTGAATACAATACAAGTGCTGAGCgaacccagcagcagcagcagctccaattTGAATGCCTACACAActtcaactgcagcagcagcagttgccgctAACACAACCAAGGTGCAAGTGCTGGCTGATAATGAGTCAACTAGCACTACTGTTGCTGTCTATGGCACATGTTATCCCCCAGCAGCAGTGGCCAGTGGCACTGCCAGCAAGCCGCAGACCCCCAAAGTCGGCAAGAAAATTATACTGAGTGCCAACAGCTCGGGCATAACCAATATACGCATCAATAATGCACAGGCGCAGGAGACTGAAGTCATCAGCGGCAATGTGCACTATGAGAAGGTATTTCTCTCCTCCAGCATACCCATAAGTAGCCACAGCAGTACCACGCCAGCGCTGGAGCAACGGCAaacgagcaacagcagcagcaacaatcaaacTCAAAACAATGTGACCGAGCATGCAGCGCCGTTAGCAAATGGCAGTCCAGCGCTGCCGCGTCGCTGCATTAATGTTGCCTCGCCAGCGCCGCGCACTCCACGCACCATGCCACAGCTGACGCGTGGTCTAACCGAGCTGGTCATTGGCACCCGTCCCAGTCGCAAGGACTTTCATTATTTGAAGCTGCTCAATACGCCactaaaaaccaaaactaaCAGCAAGACTTcaagcaatgccaatgccaacaatAATTTACCCGAAAGTGCTgccactagcagcagcagcaatgtggtGCTGCGCAATGGTGTCGCTGATAGTTCGGAGCAGCGCCGGCGCAGCTCATCCACTTCAGATGCTCAAGCGCCGCTGCAACGTGGCGCAGCACATCAAACTAACAGTCCGCGCggcgccaacaacaatgaattTGTTGCCGCACGCAGTAGCACCAACGCTGCAGTCGCTACTGCCGCATTTCGCATGCAATCACCTCCACAGGCCCCTGGCAGTCaactcaacaacagcagcagtgccaaTAATAAGCGATTGACGCTGCGCGAGCAACAAGTTATGCAGCTAAGACGTGAGATTATGCATCCCGGAGGCGTGCGTCTGAATTTGCGACGCAAGGATTGCGTGGGCTCTATAGCCTGGGTGGATGCCTTTGGTGGCGTTTGGTAAGTGACTTTACACTCACTGTCAAACCGCTAAAAATCTAATATGTAAATTCTCTACTAGGATTGCTGGCTGGAAGCAGAAGGAGCATCCGGTGCTGTACAATGCGCTGCACATTGGCGACCAACTACTTTCTATTGCGGGTGTCAGCattagcagcgctgctgaggcaaataaaataatacgcAACACCAATACgctatttgtaaatatttattattcatattcATGGACAGAATTAGTTTacaatatttgatattttcagGTTGAAGTGCTGCTGCGCCGCATGCCGTTTGGACGCGCTTACGCTATACGCAGAGATCGCGATGGCCAATGCTTGGGTTTGATACGCGACGGAAATACCTCCACAATAGTTGATGTGGTGCCCAATAGTCTGGCAGCGCGTCATGGACTGCCACCAAAGGTAAAgcgtaaaaatatatttcccacatgctttataaaataaaaacgatttattttttaaagacgCAATCTTGTGATGGCAGCTCGCTAACTTTTTGGATACTAACCGAAATCAACGGACGTCCATTAAATCTATTCTTTAAGGATTTTGAAATACGCGATCGACTCAACTCCGTAGGCAGAGACATATCAATATTGGTGCAACCGTCGGATTTGATAACCAAACTGAAGAAGCAACTTAAATCGTTGCGCGGCTATAAGGATTACCTTGTACAGTAGTAGAAGAAACGGCTACAGCCTCACTTAAAAAGTGGtcgcttttttatatataacaccGATATATAGTAATagatttttatagcaatgTAACTTCCAAGCAACTGTTATACTATgttatatacgtatatatatatttttgtataacagGGCCAGTTAATCATTCCAATGTAAAGGTCAAGCATATAGTcatctttttatatatgtagtaACTATacatcaaacaaaataacagATATAAAatcgtatatatttttgcaacttttatataagTAGTTGTTTAGGAAGAAACTATTGAAATCTCACATGcatacaacaaaattataaacaaaaatttacacaaaatcAAGTATTGACGCTAcgaacaatttataatttcacaTTATTCCAAGTATTcgtaaacaaaaaagcaacctGTGCAACTTAGTATCCTTATGCAATATTAGAGTGcctctaatttaatttttaaattttgtatcgTTTctcatttgtattttatatatcgtatataaaaaaagacaaaGCATCTATGTAAACTTCAGATGTGATAAACAGAAGTACTCAAATTTTAggcaatttaaaaacaaatacacttacaatttgtaaatgctttttaatttgtttttaagtgtattaccaataatttgttttccatatttttcaatatatattcatatatataaacttgtcGTTTCAATAACGTTTAATCGagcattttatgcttataattatattattatcatttCAGATCTTattctatgtatgtatatttggaATTCTCAGAGAAGTGAGGTTTTGAAATTCATTCGCATATCGTGTTGCGTTTGGCTTCGACGGCCTTTTGCCTCCAAATACGGAAATTAAAAGTATTGGCATCTAGGGTggagtaaataaaaataggcATTGAATTTGTCATTACCCAGATGTCGCCATCCTCATCAATCTGAAACGAAAAACGACATTAGCGTGTGAATCTGTGCGAGTTCACGTAGCTCTTGTAGCAACTAACCGTCAAATCACTTGGATATATCATTGTATCAGCATTTGCAGCCACTATGCCATGATTCGCCGGCGTGAAAGGCTTACGACTGTTCCAGCAACCCACgccatttgtttgtatttccGCATAAAAGACAACACCAGTGCGTTGGTCGTACTCATGCATAGTGGACTGCTTGTGCTCTCCACGATTGCCCAAGATACGAAAATCGTTTCCATGATCAGAACGCGCCGCATTCGCTTCCTGTTGGAGCACGCGATTTGAGACAGCAAACTCATTGTTGCTGGCCATAGCATGGAATAACAGAGGTCGGCTGCCGTCACGCTCAATGGGACCCAAGCTTGTGGAGAAGATGCCATCATCCCAGCGGAAAGTTTGTCCACCTATATGCAAATCACCAGCTAGGGGATCAAAGTTGAAATAGTTGTGTGCAAAGGACCACATGCGATCTGCTGCCAGGCTATACACATATAAACGACTGTTGACCAAGTCGGGTATGTAGGCGAAAGCTTCTCCACAGGCTTTAGGTGACGCAATGTCAATGGTCAAGCTGGCCATCCCACGTCCAGTGCTTACAATGCTCTCGGGAATTTCAAACCGTTTGAGCACACGATCAGTATTCAAATCTACCACCCATATGCTAGGGCGTTTGATCTGCTGACGATTGTCTGTAAATAGATCTGCTTAGTACAagcttttaatgcattaaGCTGATCCTCACCTGGATACTCCAACATGCCTGTATCAATGAACCACAAGCGTTGACAAGCATCCACAGTTGTGCGATACACGGATACTAGATTCTCTGCGCTGCGACTAAATTGATTCAACTCGAAATTGGGATAGGCATTCAGCTTGGGACTGCTTTGGCCGCCATCGCGTTTCAAGTCTATAAAGTTCAAGGTTGATGGTATGCCAACGCGTCGTCGCGGCATTGTGACAAATAGTCTGCCTCGATAGTGTGTCACGCCCATGGGCACATTATTGTAGGGTATATAGGCACTGTTATtatcattttgatttattcCGCTACGTGTTGCAAAGCCGATAGGTGTATCTCGAGAAGTTTTCACCTCTAATTTGCCCTGAGTTTTCTTTTCCCGTCCAAAGCGCCCTGGGAATACTAGGGGAGCTGCTCAAGGGGaaacaaacaattacaacGCTCTGAACATACATTACTCTAGACTTGCCAGACGAGTCAGGCATGCGTAATGGTCGTGCTTCTCCGCGATTGTTGAAATCCATTTGCTTCCATTTGAAGACTTCAACCATTCCATCGCTTTGTACAAAGATTATCATGCCCAGCAAGGCCAAGACCCAAAATAGCAATCTTGATATCATTGTGTTCcgttttacaaaaattgtaatattatGTCACGGACCGCACAACTAGTGACTCCTATTGACGTTTCACTACTGACGGCTGATTAAAGCTCTGTATATAGCTCTAGCGTATAAGCTGCTCTCACTGATAAGTTGCTCTCGCTAAGCAAAAAACTTGTGTTCATTATGTACTCagatttaattataaatgcaaatattcaataatcaatatttaaaattcttccGAAATAGGTATATGACACATTACTTAAGTTtatgatatattttttgtactgTATTTCATAATTGGTTATTATATATTTCGTGTTATCAAAGtaataaacacatttaaaCATCCTAAatatagcataaaaatttattaaaatcgcATAATGATCGCCATCTCTTCGCAAAACTTGTTTTGTTGATCCACATTATCATTGCTTTCaccttttttgcatttgataaaCGTTTATTGTACTGAAGATATTTAAAAGTTCacgaatatttttaaaaaatttacaagcttttttcttttttaataatcaaatgACTATGGaggttttaattattaataatcaCATTTTTTAGtgcattgaaaaaaattaaattttttttttaaatttttaaaatttgtttcagTAAATGCCAGCGCTGAAAAAGTAACGAACAAAATATGCATCGATGTTTCGATGTTTTTTTGTCCATCACTAGATGGTACAGTTACAGAGTTGCCAACTTTAACGTGCCTAAAATACTGCTCAATACTGCTGGGCAAGcagttaatttgatttttcgtCAAACTTATTCACAACGTTACAAAGTATTAATAAACTCAGTGTGACAGTATTTACGTTATTgatgtttaaaattttaaaagagcTAAAATTCCCGCCAGCCGCAATCAACACTTGTAAGCTCCAGATCTGGCGGGAAAAAAGCTAAATTGGCTACACTGTAGTgttattgctgcaattgcacCACGAAAAATTGCAAACGAAAAGTCCAAATCCCCAAACAAATCGgttgtttaacaaatataaatacacactAGTGCAGTGCATTATTATTGAACTTGAAAAGCCTATAGGTAATCAAATCATATCAGAGACTTCAAGCAAACCGCGCTCTTTTTCGCTGGCGGCGCGCGCGTTGGGGAAAAAACGCGTTGCGTTCTTTTCATTTCTATGTATATGAGAGactgctgccacacacaatatatacacacacacatccataCACAAGCGCATATACACTaagcaggcagcaacagcagaagcgAGGGCAAAAACGACGGGTCGGCTGGTCGGAGACGAGTGAAAGTGTCTCCACCACGGAAGTGCATCTGTGA encodes:
- the LOC108601846 gene encoding L-dopachrome tautomerase yellow-f2, with amino-acid sequence MISRLLFWVLALLGMIIFVQSDGMVEVFKWKQMDFNNRGEARPLRMPDSSAPLVFPGRFGREKKTQGKLEVKTSRDTPIGFATRSGINQNDNNSAYIPYNNVPMGVTHYRGRLFVTMPRRRVGIPSTLNFIDLKRDGGQSSPKLNAYPNFELNQFSRSAENLVSVYRTTVDACQRLWFIDTGMLEYPDNRQQIKRPSIWVVDLNTDRVLKRFEIPESIVSTGRGMASLTIDIASPKACGEAFAYIPDLVNSRLYVYSLAADRMWSFAHNYFNFDPLAGDLHIGGQTFRWDDGIFSTSLGPIERDGSRPLLFHAMASNNEFAVSNRVLQQEANAARSDHGNDFRILGNRGEHKQSTMHEYDQRTGVVFYAEIQTNGVGCWNSRKPFTPANHGIVAANADTMIYPSDLTIDEDGDIWVMTNSMPIFIYSTLDANTFNFRIWRQKAVEAKRNTICE
- the LOC108603155 gene encoding flocculation protein FLO11, which codes for MAATAAAAAAVQVASTTTATTTTAAAPAIAPAVASNNSAQFREIHKNSWLKGLSADGKKLIVGPKKSECCWVVFCVHDDTEALLEGYAEPRHAAAHMPEWVLSLRDTLHISHALIPNSHEFEFVVTLSNEVMRFHAASWETMQEWVETLRSKLREMKILSPRENLYTKLPEVRAPLLPTRDPTSPLPAPPPVPAAIVPGVERVHAHQQSQPQQQLQSAPVTTETATATTTAPLTTAMSNTLTQHLLNMLSDPISTYSEQISETANATAADHVEETEMTATTASEVLSDSSLIDEDAIAPILRNGVRVDVTAATAQRVSADPILNFEQMLQCERLIPRPQTSRSMSAGAADKSKRTQRKSPQPKIPAPIVNANVAAAEEQPQDNITIIEVSNIDSTNATAQAPELPPKNRIIADIFRFPETHATTKAKTQTQNEYKSNVQIIPSNLNTIQVLSEPSSSSSSNLNAYTTSTAAAAVAANTTKVQVLADNESTSTTVAVYGTCYPPAAVASGTASKPQTPKVGKKIILSANSSGITNIRINNAQAQETEVISGNVHYEKVFLSSSIPISSHSSTTPALEQRQTSNSSSNNQTQNNVTEHAAPLANGSPALPRRCINVASPAPRTPRTMPQLTRGLTELVIGTRPSRKDFHYLKLLNTPLKTKTNSKTSSNANANNNLPESAATSSSSNVVLRNGVADSSEQRRRSSSTSDAQAPLQRGAAHQTNSPRGANNNEFVAARSSTNAAVATAAFRMQSPPQAPGSQLNNSSSANNKRLTLREQQVMQLRREIMHPGGVRLNLRRKDCVGSIAWVDAFGGVWIAGWKQKEHPVLYNALHIGDQLLSIAGVSISSAAEANKIIRNTNTLFVEVLLRRMPFGRAYAIRRDRDGQCLGLIRDGNTSTIVDVVPNSLAARHGLPPKTQSCDGSSLTFWILTEINGRPLNLFFKDFEIRDRLNSVGRDISILVQPSDLITKLKKQLKSLRGYKDYLVQ